A single Pedobacter sp. PACM 27299 DNA region contains:
- a CDS encoding GNAT family N-acetyltransferase, with product MKGEMRIISIRENPTYKDKAILYLQQSWQEINPIIYEDCISHSITAKQALPQWYLLEKKGVIVGCAGLITNDFISRMDLYPWFCALFIEVEHRGNDYGALLLEKAKKDSKEAGFEWLNLCTDHIGYYERYGFNYIGQGYHPWDEVSRIYQIAL from the coding sequence ATGAAAGGTGAAATGAGAATTATTTCAATAAGAGAAAATCCAACGTATAAAGATAAAGCCATCCTATATTTACAGCAGTCATGGCAAGAAATCAATCCAATCATCTATGAAGACTGTATCAGTCACAGCATCACTGCAAAACAGGCATTACCTCAGTGGTATCTATTAGAAAAGAAGGGAGTGATCGTCGGCTGTGCCGGATTAATTACGAATGATTTTATTAGTAGAATGGATTTGTACCCTTGGTTTTGTGCGCTATTTATTGAAGTTGAACATAGAGGAAATGATTATGGTGCCTTGTTGCTTGAAAAAGCGAAAAAGGATAGCAAGGAAGCCGGATTTGAATGGCTAAATCTTTGTACAGATCATATTGGCTATTATGAAAGATATGGTTTCAATTATATCGGACAGGGATACCATCCTTGGGATGAGGTTTCAAGGATTTATCAAATCGCATTATAA